In Desulfosediminicola ganghwensis, a single window of DNA contains:
- a CDS encoding sigma-54 interaction domain-containing protein — MKDASVNFEMQTILEGIPYPAMILDRGFRIVDMNRRLEALTGYEVDSVQGIFGELVVRSNTGNSRGQLYIRAVETGKSFAVAGDILSRFRTKIPVLYNIAPLKKDQECQGLLVIAEDISARSGGGESTAAAIDTSDLIAQSSKMQKVLDMIPLLAHTDASVLITGETGTGKDKIAEVIHRESERAGQPFIKVNCGALPTELLESELFGHVKGAFTGATRNKQGMFKLADRGTLFLTEIGDMPLSLQVKLLSVLDDRKFIPVGGEQSVEVNVRIIAATHRPLRQQVARGEFREDLFYRLNVLHVHLPPVRERQRDVELLLHHFLHTYNQRLNKSITGFSAGVSKLLHNYKYPGNIRELRNIVEYCVNVCPEETIRRQHIPVFLFNAVEEKREVVTDENTLSRVETCAPQSRNDEIKAGESWGAIERQMIVEMLTRHGGSRKLAAEELGWGRMKLWRRMKKYELL, encoded by the coding sequence ATGAAGGACGCATCGGTAAATTTTGAAATGCAGACAATCCTGGAGGGTATTCCGTATCCTGCCATGATTCTGGACAGGGGATTTCGCATCGTCGACATGAACCGGCGACTCGAAGCCCTGACCGGCTATGAGGTCGACAGCGTGCAGGGTATTTTCGGTGAGTTGGTTGTGCGAAGCAACACCGGCAACTCCAGGGGGCAGCTCTACATCCGGGCTGTGGAGACCGGTAAATCGTTCGCAGTGGCAGGTGATATCCTGAGCCGTTTCCGGACAAAAATCCCGGTTCTCTATAATATTGCACCTCTGAAAAAAGATCAGGAATGTCAGGGATTGCTGGTGATTGCCGAAGATATTTCAGCACGGAGCGGTGGGGGGGAGAGCACTGCCGCAGCAATTGATACCAGTGACCTCATCGCACAAAGTTCGAAGATGCAGAAGGTGCTCGATATGATACCGCTTCTGGCTCATACTGACGCTTCTGTGTTGATTACCGGTGAGACCGGTACCGGCAAGGACAAGATTGCCGAGGTTATTCATCGTGAGTCCGAGCGGGCAGGCCAGCCTTTTATCAAGGTGAACTGTGGCGCACTGCCGACAGAATTGCTGGAGTCTGAACTGTTCGGACATGTCAAAGGTGCCTTTACCGGGGCTACAAGAAATAAGCAGGGCATGTTTAAGCTGGCAGACAGAGGAACTCTCTTTCTCACAGAGATCGGTGACATGCCTCTGTCGCTGCAGGTGAAATTATTGTCAGTACTTGATGACAGGAAGTTCATTCCGGTTGGGGGAGAGCAGAGTGTTGAGGTGAATGTCAGAATTATTGCCGCAACTCATCGCCCTTTACGGCAGCAGGTGGCCAGGGGCGAGTTTCGGGAGGATCTCTTCTACCGTCTTAATGTCCTCCATGTACACCTGCCTCCAGTAAGGGAGCGGCAACGGGATGTGGAGTTACTGCTCCATCATTTTCTGCATACGTACAACCAACGATTAAATAAAAGTATAACCGGCTTTTCCGCAGGGGTCAGCAAGCTGCTTCATAACTATAAATATCCCGGTAATATCAGGGAACTTCGCAATATTGTTGAATACTGCGTCAATGTTTGCCCGGAAGAGACGATCCGTCGGCAGCATATTCCTGTCTTTCTGTTCAATGCAGTTGAGGAGAAGCGTGAAGTTGTTACCGACGAAAATACTCTGTCCCGGGTAGAGACCTGTGCTCCGCAATCCCGGAATGACGAGATAAAGGCGGGGGAGAGTTGGGGAGCTATCGAGCGGCAGATGATTGTCGAAATGCTGACGAGGCATGGCGGCAGCAGAAAACTTGCGGCGGAGGAACTGGGGTGGGGACGCATGAAGCTCTGGCGACGGATGAAAAAGTACGAGCTGTTGTGA
- a CDS encoding sensor histidine kinase: MRGINTSLDFERVIPDSLKPGRFVASKRNYQKLRYALLGAMVVIALVPVSMVSGLSYYYYHNLLVKAESEQLNWQLDGSVSAMQHMVDSLSSVVEFVAREDRYQELVSGHNLMEVLKRKREHYGFFADLGVIDSVGIKQAYYGPYDLVGKDYSKESWYREVMASGLHISTVYMGYRQTPHFAIAVSKIDPKTRKPWVLRATIDALTLQKFVNTIKTNAAADLFIVDESGVLQTPSVYYGDTFQSYPMAIAAGTHHTVAENGEAIFEAIGKIPNTPWSVVLVKKHFIHQADWVAFKKQLLYIILGSIILGVFIIQYLVSYLINLIRSADEMQMSMLKEAEHNDKLVSIGRLAAGVGHEINNPLAIINEKTGLIEDLLTITSDFEYKATIEKNLKGINTSVKRCKAITHRLLGFARHGEVRAEKFEINDLICEVLTFLESAMRYSRINTSLHFGDDLPTIESDRMQLQQIFLNIINNAIDAIGKDGGITITTSQLVGDIQVTVQDNGPGMEQEVVYRIFEPFYTTKEQGKGTGLGLSITYGLIKKLGGDITVHSNPGKGTAFTITIPIEGEQHDSEER, translated from the coding sequence ATGAGAGGAATCAATACATCGCTTGATTTTGAACGGGTGATTCCCGATTCTCTGAAACCCGGTCGATTTGTCGCTTCCAAGCGTAATTATCAAAAGCTGCGTTATGCACTTTTGGGCGCAATGGTCGTTATAGCCTTGGTGCCGGTGAGCATGGTATCGGGGCTGAGCTACTATTATTACCACAACCTGCTGGTCAAGGCAGAGTCTGAACAGTTGAACTGGCAGCTCGATGGTTCGGTCAGCGCTATGCAGCACATGGTCGACAGTCTCAGCTCAGTGGTTGAATTCGTAGCCAGGGAAGATCGCTACCAGGAACTGGTGAGCGGCCATAACCTGATGGAGGTACTCAAGAGAAAACGAGAACATTACGGATTCTTTGCCGACCTCGGGGTAATTGACAGCGTTGGCATCAAACAGGCCTATTATGGTCCCTATGACCTTGTGGGCAAGGATTATTCCAAGGAGAGCTGGTACCGGGAGGTCATGGCCAGCGGGCTCCATATCAGTACTGTCTATATGGGATATCGCCAGACTCCCCATTTTGCCATCGCCGTCAGCAAGATCGACCCGAAGACGAGAAAACCATGGGTGCTCAGGGCAACCATTGATGCGCTGACTCTGCAAAAGTTTGTCAATACCATCAAGACCAACGCCGCAGCAGACTTGTTCATTGTCGATGAGTCGGGGGTACTACAGACTCCATCGGTCTACTATGGAGATACCTTTCAGAGCTATCCAATGGCGATTGCGGCCGGTACCCATCATACCGTGGCGGAAAATGGCGAGGCGATTTTTGAGGCGATAGGCAAAATACCGAATACGCCCTGGTCGGTGGTTCTGGTGAAGAAGCATTTTATTCACCAGGCGGATTGGGTGGCTTTTAAAAAGCAGCTTCTGTACATCATACTCGGCAGTATCATTCTGGGTGTTTTTATTATTCAGTACCTGGTCAGCTATCTGATCAACCTTATCCGCAGCGCGGATGAAATGCAGATGTCGATGCTGAAGGAGGCGGAGCATAACGACAAGTTGGTTTCAATCGGCCGACTTGCTGCGGGCGTAGGTCATGAAATTAATAACCCACTGGCGATAATCAATGAGAAAACAGGGCTTATAGAGGATCTGCTCACCATAACGTCTGACTTCGAATATAAGGCTACCATCGAGAAAAACCTGAAAGGGATAAATACCAGTGTGAAGCGGTGTAAGGCTATCACCCACCGGCTTCTCGGTTTTGCCCGGCACGGCGAAGTGAGGGCTGAGAAATTTGAGATTAATGACCTTATTTGCGAAGTGCTCACTTTTCTGGAAAGCGCTATGCGATATAGCCGTATCAATACAAGTCTGCATTTTGGTGATGATTTACCGACGATTGAAAGCGACAGGATGCAGCTTCAACAGATATTTCTGAATATCATCAACAATGCCATAGACGCCATCGGCAAGGATGGTGGAATCACCATTACCACCAGTCAACTTGTGGGGGATATCCAGGTAACAGTGCAGGATAACGGGCCAGGCATGGAGCAGGAGGTGGTGTACCGGATTTTTGAACCCTTCTACACCACTAAGGAGCAGGGTAAGGGCACAGGGCTGGGGCTTTCCATAACCTATGGCCTGATCAAGAAATTGGGCGGTGATATTACAGTGCACTCAAATCCCGGCAAAGGTACCGCATTTACAATCACTATTCCGATAGAGGGGGAACAGCATGATAGCGAAGAACGGTAA
- a CDS encoding response regulator transcription factor, with product MIAKNGKVLRILIVDDEVEFAQTLAMRLELRKFQIGIAHSGRAALDIMAQESYDLMLLDLKIPDIGGLEVVGILRDRGTSARIIVVSGDGPAGEDQVKLEAPVASYMAKPVELNALLKNISLLFPDDV from the coding sequence ATGATAGCGAAGAACGGTAAGGTCTTGCGGATATTGATTGTAGATGATGAGGTGGAGTTTGCTCAAACCCTTGCCATGCGGCTGGAGTTGAGAAAATTTCAGATCGGGATCGCACACAGTGGGCGCGCCGCACTGGATATCATGGCTCAGGAATCATATGACCTGATGCTGCTCGATTTAAAGATACCGGATATTGGCGGGCTTGAAGTAGTAGGGATTTTAAGGGATAGAGGCACTTCCGCCAGGATTATTGTTGTTTCCGGTGACGGCCCGGCAGGAGAGGATCAGGTCAAGCTGGAGGCGCCTGTGGCCTCTTACATGGCCAAGCCGGTGGAGTTGAACGCGTTGCTGAAGAATATCAGCCTACTCTTTCCTGATGACGTATGA
- a CDS encoding outer membrane protein transport protein, whose protein sequence is MIKNTHLLKQSVIVVTISLASGHAMAAGFQINAQSATGIGRAFAGDAVIADNASVVARNSAAMALFDETSMSLGFETITSLIEVKDASYNGGAIGTVDDVGGTSIAPNFHLIVPIDDKFAVGVTAYSNFGTKTEFPDSYPAGEFAGLTDVKSYNLGLAGSYRINEQWSVGAGLDLIYGQGSMRRAVTGGPTVLDVDKADGWAVGFNLGTTYELNENNRFGLSYRYSPTMDTEDDKGQKISLPLPDIAEFSGYHRIEDTKFAVHYSIQWIGWSAFDKIEFRDLDGGMVGPSYDKDYAWQDGWHFALGGTYYLNDTWTLRAGYMYDTAAQDEVTSISVPDSDRQWFSAGFTYALNEKSDIDFGFTYLLGKDVAVTETTELGTSVNATTHADAILMGLQYNRSF, encoded by the coding sequence ATGATAAAGAATACACATCTGTTGAAACAGTCAGTGATCGTGGTGACAATAAGTCTGGCTTCGGGCCATGCCATGGCCGCAGGCTTTCAAATTAATGCTCAGTCAGCAACCGGCATTGGTCGCGCCTTCGCAGGTGATGCTGTAATCGCAGATAACGCCTCTGTAGTGGCCCGCAACTCTGCAGCCATGGCACTTTTTGATGAAACGTCAATGTCGCTTGGTTTTGAAACGATCACCTCCCTGATTGAAGTCAAAGATGCCAGCTATAATGGCGGTGCCATTGGAACTGTTGATGATGTCGGTGGCACCTCCATTGCCCCCAATTTTCATCTCATCGTGCCAATCGATGATAAATTTGCCGTGGGCGTTACCGCCTATTCAAACTTCGGCACCAAGACAGAATTTCCCGATTCATATCCGGCAGGCGAGTTTGCCGGCTTGACCGACGTGAAGAGCTATAATCTTGGATTAGCAGGTTCCTACCGCATTAACGAGCAATGGAGTGTCGGGGCGGGTCTGGACCTTATCTACGGTCAGGGCTCAATGAGACGTGCCGTTACCGGAGGTCCAACTGTTCTTGATGTGGATAAAGCAGATGGCTGGGCTGTGGGCTTTAATCTTGGCACCACATATGAGCTGAATGAAAACAACCGCTTCGGCCTGTCATATCGCTATAGCCCCACCATGGATACTGAAGATGACAAGGGCCAGAAAATCAGCTTACCTCTGCCGGATATAGCGGAATTTTCCGGTTATCATAGAATCGAAGATACCAAGTTCGCGGTGCATTACAGTATCCAGTGGATTGGCTGGAGTGCTTTCGATAAGATTGAATTTCGTGATTTAGATGGCGGTATGGTTGGCCCAAGTTATGATAAGGACTATGCCTGGCAGGATGGCTGGCATTTTGCCCTCGGCGGTACTTATTACCTGAACGATACCTGGACGCTTCGTGCCGGCTATATGTATGACACCGCCGCCCAGGATGAGGTTACCTCTATTTCCGTACCCGATTCAGATCGCCAATGGTTTTCCGCCGGCTTCACCTATGCCCTCAATGAAAAATCTGATATTGATTTCGGCTTTACCTACCTGTTGGGTAAGGATGTGGCCGTAACAGAAACGACAGAGCTGGGCACTTCTGTCAACGCAACCACCCATGCGGATGCGATTTTAATGGGTTTGCAGTATAACCGTTCATTCTAA
- a CDS encoding DUF6515 family protein — protein sequence MNREHVAYIDYRKFTAFAVLLMVFTVAVAQTALAGPSQSGYAPGHHVKMLPKGHMVVKHSGKNYYFHNGYYYQKNRNGFNVVTAPVGITIKKLPSGAQSVKIGTDVYYNYYGVYYKKSRNGYVVIERPRGIKITSPKQNLKKTFMVKVDSPVLNVRTAPAMGSSVTDRVYRGAKLTVRAKNNGWYYVRLPNGSFGWVNSRFTS from the coding sequence ATGAACAGAGAGCACGTAGCATATATAGATTACAGAAAATTTACGGCATTTGCTGTATTGCTGATGGTTTTCACTGTGGCCGTAGCACAAACTGCATTAGCAGGCCCTTCCCAGAGCGGTTACGCTCCCGGGCATCATGTAAAGATGCTGCCTAAAGGTCACATGGTGGTGAAGCATAGCGGCAAGAATTACTACTTCCACAATGGCTATTACTACCAGAAAAACAGAAACGGTTTTAATGTTGTAACCGCACCCGTTGGCATTACCATCAAAAAACTGCCGTCCGGCGCTCAATCGGTAAAAATCGGCACGGACGTCTATTATAATTACTACGGCGTGTATTATAAGAAATCCAGGAATGGCTATGTGGTCATTGAGAGACCAAGGGGAATTAAGATCACCTCTCCCAAACAGAACCTGAAAAAGACCTTTATGGTCAAAGTCGATTCACCTGTTCTCAACGTGCGAACAGCACCGGCAATGGGTTCTTCCGTCACTGACAGGGTGTATCGGGGGGCTAAGCTCACAGTGAGAGCCAAGAATAATGGCTGGTATTATGTACGGCTGCCAAACGGCTCTTTCGGTTGGGTAAACAGCAGATTTACTTCTTAG
- a CDS encoding universal stress protein, with product MEILKKIVVPVDFEDNTEYLVDYASELARKFDAEMYLIHVIPMGYSLGGEMVVRYSAIKEDEYKSSVEKMMERLVAVTGKDGIRCNGKVFVGDPAEEIVQYVDDVGADMVIISTHGTKGLEKILLGSVTSRVVKRSNCPVLSMNPYKMKK from the coding sequence ATGGAGATCCTGAAAAAGATTGTTGTACCCGTAGATTTCGAGGATAACACAGAGTATCTGGTTGATTATGCCTCTGAGTTGGCGAGAAAATTTGATGCGGAAATGTATCTTATCCACGTCATTCCCATGGGGTACAGCCTTGGCGGGGAGATGGTCGTAAGGTACTCAGCCATTAAGGAGGATGAGTACAAAAGTTCTGTTGAAAAAATGATGGAACGGCTGGTTGCCGTAACAGGCAAGGATGGCATCCGGTGTAATGGGAAAGTGTTTGTCGGTGATCCTGCTGAAGAAATTGTGCAGTATGTCGATGATGTTGGGGCAGATATGGTGATAATCAGTACCCACGGTACCAAAGGTCTCGAAAAGATTCTGCTGGGTAGTGTCACCTCCCGGGTGGTTAAACGTTCTAACTGTCCGGTATTGAGCATGAATCCATATAAGATGAAGAAGTAA
- a CDS encoding IS110 family transposase, which translates to MDQQIFIGIDVSKTKLDIAVRPTKEKWSTANAPTEISALVKRFEELQPTLIVLESTGGLEIPLVSELAKKFLPIVVVNPRQVRDFAKATGKLAKTDSIDSEIIARFGEAIRPEPRPIKDEQARELDAVLVRRRQIVDMLTMEKNRLRCSTKHVRKDLEAHIKWLEKRLQNVDGDLQKLIQQSDVWRVNDKILQSVPGVGPVLSLALLAGLPELGQLNRKEVAALAGVAPLNRDSGFFRGSRRIWGGRAQIRSVLYMGALTAARCNPVIRTFHEQLIARGKKPKVALTACMRKLLTILNVMVRNQTTWSPTYAEQR; encoded by the coding sequence ATGGATCAACAGATATTTATTGGAATTGATGTATCAAAAACTAAGCTGGACATCGCCGTTCGGCCAACCAAGGAAAAATGGAGTACAGCCAATGCTCCAACGGAAATTTCCGCTCTGGTAAAACGCTTTGAGGAATTACAGCCTACATTGATTGTTCTTGAATCAACGGGCGGCCTTGAGATTCCCCTCGTAAGTGAACTTGCCAAGAAATTCCTACCCATTGTCGTAGTAAACCCCAGACAGGTGAGGGACTTTGCTAAAGCTACTGGCAAGTTGGCAAAAACAGATTCTATCGATTCTGAAATAATCGCTCGATTTGGTGAAGCTATTCGACCAGAACCTCGACCGATCAAAGACGAGCAAGCTCGAGAATTGGATGCTGTTCTAGTGCGCCGCAGGCAAATTGTGGACATGTTAACTATGGAAAAAAATCGCCTTAGATGCTCTACAAAACATGTTCGCAAAGATCTTGAAGCACATATCAAATGGCTGGAAAAACGTTTGCAAAACGTTGATGGGGATCTCCAAAAGCTCATCCAGCAATCAGATGTCTGGCGAGTAAACGATAAAATATTACAAAGCGTGCCAGGTGTAGGACCAGTATTGTCGCTTGCACTCCTAGCAGGCTTGCCTGAGTTGGGCCAACTCAACAGAAAAGAGGTGGCAGCACTGGCCGGAGTAGCTCCACTCAATCGAGATAGCGGCTTTTTTCGCGGTTCCCGAAGAATATGGGGAGGGAGAGCCCAGATAAGATCTGTCTTGTACATGGGGGCTTTGACAGCCGCACGCTGCAACCCTGTCATCAGGACTTTCCACGAGCAATTAATTGCTCGTGGAAAAAAGCCTAAGGTTGCTCTGACGGCATGCATGCGGAAACTCTTAACCATCCTAAATGTCATGGTGAGAAATCAAACCACTTGGTCGCCTACTTATGCTGAACAAAGATGA
- a CDS encoding sigma-54-dependent transcriptional regulator: MSEILIIDDDHQLNASFSKILRQEGYQTDSAFNGQEGIEQALATNPELIVLDVRLPDMSGIEVFEQIHAERPKIPIIIITAHENTETAIGAIQKGAYDFIYKPFDIPEMLELIEKGLNTGRAMSSPIAVNPESETYTGHEAIIGSGKEMLDVYKSIGRVSHTSATVLIRGESGTGKELASRAIYNYSHRVDKPFTVINCVAIPETLLESELFGYEKGSFTGAMQRKIGKIEQAKGGTVFLDEVGDMPLSIQAKLLRLLQENSIERIGGKEQIAVDVRIIAATNRDLEQAVRDGSFREDLYYRLGVVTITLPPLRKRKDDIPSLVHYLLSKLSQNMDITNPGISQDALKKLTHYDWPGNIRELSNTLKKTLIFNRGAAVQPEEINFQGELQHDTFAMSHEESIQTWARSILISGQHPKAHDFCIDHITSTLIREALDLTGGNRSQAARMLGISRPTLHVKMDKYQLGGQEDN, from the coding sequence ATGTCAGAAATCCTTATCATCGACGACGACCACCAGCTCAACGCCAGCTTCTCCAAAATCCTCAGGCAGGAAGGGTATCAGACCGACTCTGCCTTCAATGGTCAGGAAGGTATAGAACAGGCATTGGCGACCAATCCGGAGCTGATCGTGCTCGACGTACGGCTGCCCGATATGAGTGGAATCGAGGTATTCGAACAAATCCACGCCGAACGCCCTAAAATCCCGATTATCATTATCACCGCCCACGAAAACACCGAAACCGCCATCGGTGCCATCCAGAAAGGCGCTTACGATTTTATCTACAAGCCTTTCGATATCCCGGAAATGCTTGAGCTGATTGAAAAAGGGCTCAATACAGGCCGCGCCATGTCTTCGCCAATTGCGGTCAACCCCGAGTCGGAAACCTATACCGGTCATGAAGCAATTATCGGCAGCGGCAAGGAGATGCTCGATGTTTATAAATCCATCGGCAGAGTCTCCCATACCAGCGCCACCGTGCTTATTCGTGGTGAATCGGGCACAGGTAAAGAACTCGCCTCCCGTGCCATCTATAACTATTCGCACCGGGTGGATAAACCATTTACCGTGATCAACTGCGTGGCCATCCCAGAAACACTGCTCGAATCCGAACTGTTCGGCTATGAAAAGGGTTCCTTCACCGGAGCCATGCAGAGGAAGATCGGTAAAATCGAGCAGGCGAAGGGTGGCACAGTATTTCTTGATGAGGTTGGCGATATGCCGCTCTCTATTCAGGCCAAGCTTCTCAGACTGCTTCAGGAAAACAGCATCGAGCGGATCGGCGGAAAAGAACAGATTGCCGTGGATGTTCGTATCATCGCCGCCACCAACCGTGACCTGGAACAGGCTGTGCGTGATGGCAGCTTCCGCGAAGATCTCTATTATCGTCTGGGAGTGGTGACCATCACCCTGCCGCCGCTCCGGAAGCGGAAGGATGATATCCCATCCCTGGTGCATTATCTGCTCTCAAAGCTTTCCCAAAACATGGATATTACCAATCCCGGTATCTCCCAGGATGCTCTGAAAAAGCTTACCCATTATGACTGGCCGGGTAATATCCGGGAGCTGTCAAATACCCTCAAGAAAACTCTGATTTTCAATAGAGGAGCAGCGGTTCAGCCTGAAGAAATCAACTTTCAGGGCGAACTCCAGCATGATACCTTCGCAATGAGTCATGAGGAATCCATCCAGACCTGGGCACGCTCGATCCTCATCTCCGGTCAGCACCCCAAGGCCCATGACTTCTGCATCGACCACATCACTTCTACTCTCATCAGGGAAGCACTCGACCTCACCGGCGGCAACCGCTCCCAGGCCGCAAGAATGCTCGGAATATCCCGCCCAACCCTCCATGTGAAGATGGATAAGTATCAGTTGGGTGGTCAGGAAGACAATTAG
- a CDS encoding ATP-binding protein: MLSSVSLRVRLFAIFGTMSLLMFICSIAMLWHATEINNLIKRMVQKELVIYKISQKLEVSLANQKGLLTFFFVDGNQEWLDSLETFQTDFERELNQVLNMNLSSWQRQILQEISEKYIIYKTETLHAVEEYLENPATINISEAHARQRDHHFNLLYLCAKLGTEQWDDIIEEEIREIERSEVFKQAGYLAIISFTILCPLFFFLLYKKILGPIRDMALQTGSTFQASSQNEIASLEQSLGNMKKGYDQANDELTRSRKNLVEAEKMAMVGELAAGVAHTIRNPFTSIKMRMFTLSRSSQLSNDQTEDLKVISEEIDRIDNVVTSFLEFSRPPKIKLEKHDLKEVIQSVGKLMEFKLQGKNAELTYDFQPDLPEVLIDYDRMREALLGLLTNSCEAFVGSGRIVIRTASGYDPNDGNVVEITVRDDGPGIPESIRDKVTSPFFTTKDEGSGLGLSIVDRIAREHGGKLSIIPTNTGTKIRIRLPM, translated from the coding sequence ATGTTGAGTTCCGTCAGTTTACGGGTCCGGCTCTTTGCCATATTCGGCACCATGAGCCTGCTGATGTTTATTTGCAGTATCGCCATGCTCTGGCATGCCACCGAAATCAACAATCTCATTAAGAGAATGGTCCAGAAAGAGCTGGTTATTTATAAAATTTCTCAGAAACTGGAAGTTTCACTGGCAAACCAGAAAGGGCTCCTGACCTTCTTCTTCGTTGATGGCAACCAGGAATGGCTCGACTCGCTGGAAACATTCCAGACCGATTTTGAACGGGAACTCAACCAGGTTCTGAACATGAACCTGAGTAGCTGGCAACGACAAATTCTGCAGGAGATTTCCGAAAAATACATCATTTACAAAACAGAGACCCTGCACGCAGTTGAAGAGTATCTTGAAAATCCGGCCACGATAAATATATCCGAAGCCCATGCGCGGCAAAGAGATCACCACTTTAACCTGCTCTACCTATGCGCCAAACTGGGAACGGAACAATGGGACGATATTATCGAAGAGGAGATTCGTGAAATTGAACGTTCGGAAGTGTTTAAACAAGCAGGATATCTGGCAATCATCTCTTTCACGATTCTCTGCCCACTCTTTTTCTTCCTGCTCTACAAAAAAATTCTCGGCCCCATCCGCGATATGGCCCTTCAAACCGGCAGCACGTTCCAGGCAAGCTCTCAAAACGAAATAGCTTCGTTGGAGCAATCACTGGGCAACATGAAAAAGGGGTATGACCAAGCCAATGATGAATTGACCCGAAGCCGAAAAAACCTTGTCGAAGCGGAAAAAATGGCCATGGTTGGAGAACTGGCAGCAGGCGTTGCCCATACCATCCGTAACCCGTTTACCTCCATCAAAATGAGAATGTTTACACTGTCACGTTCATCACAACTGTCCAACGACCAGACAGAAGATCTGAAGGTAATTTCTGAGGAAATCGACAGGATAGACAATGTGGTGACCAGCTTTCTTGAGTTTTCCCGCCCTCCGAAGATAAAATTGGAAAAGCATGATTTAAAAGAAGTAATTCAATCTGTTGGCAAGCTTATGGAGTTTAAGCTCCAAGGCAAAAATGCCGAGCTAACCTATGACTTTCAGCCGGACCTTCCCGAGGTGCTGATAGATTATGACCGAATGCGCGAAGCACTGCTGGGACTTTTGACCAACAGCTGCGAAGCCTTTGTCGGCAGCGGCAGGATTGTTATTCGGACCGCAAGCGGCTATGATCCGAACGACGGTAACGTTGTTGAGATAACAGTGCGGGACGACGGCCCAGGCATCCCGGAATCTATTAGAGACAAAGTCACCTCTCCTTTTTTCACCACCAAGGATGAAGGTTCCGGTCTTGGCTTGAGTATTGTCGACCGCATCGCCCGTGAACATGGCGGTAAGTTGTCAATTATTCCCACAAACACCGGCACCAAGATACGAATCAGACTCCCCATGTAG
- a CDS encoding Hsp20/alpha crystallin family protein, whose translation MSDRKEMILKEESMPERTKELPVIAPLVDIFENDDQILLHADMPGVAKEQISVHVDNGRLEISGVRKLDTSGSEIWKEFDSVEYKRVFSVPQSIDVPKVNAELKDGVLKLYLPKAEAAKPKVIEIRSA comes from the coding sequence ATGAGCGATAGAAAAGAAATGATTCTGAAAGAGGAAAGCATGCCGGAACGCACCAAAGAGCTGCCGGTAATAGCCCCGCTGGTTGATATCTTTGAAAATGACGATCAGATCCTATTACATGCCGATATGCCTGGTGTAGCCAAAGAACAGATTAGCGTGCATGTTGATAATGGCAGGCTTGAGATCAGCGGAGTCCGGAAACTGGACACCTCCGGATCAGAGATCTGGAAAGAGTTCGATAGCGTCGAGTACAAAAGGGTATTTTCCGTCCCGCAGTCAATTGACGTACCCAAAGTCAATGCGGAGCTGAAGGATGGTGTACTCAAACTCTACCTGCCTAAGGCTGAAGCAGCAAAGCCCAAGGTTATAGAAATCCGTTCCGCCTGA
- a CDS encoding Hsp20/alpha crystallin family protein — MWTRASDFDRMLGAMDLFRNRMNRLFSDFDRSYDKDFDWRPFEGGPLTNLSDTGGHLKLAVELPGILKEDITLRIQGNYVEISGEKKAELPKGYKAHRLERGTSSFTRSFTLPMEVDAERVEAVLKEGILTLSLPKAEAAKLKQITIK, encoded by the coding sequence ATGTGGACTCGAGCGAGTGACTTTGACCGTATGCTTGGCGCCATGGATCTGTTCCGCAATCGTATGAACCGGCTCTTTTCGGATTTTGACAGATCGTATGACAAGGATTTTGACTGGAGGCCGTTTGAGGGCGGTCCGCTCACAAACCTCTCTGACACGGGTGGGCACCTGAAGCTCGCTGTTGAACTTCCCGGCATTTTAAAGGAGGATATCACCCTTCGCATCCAGGGAAACTATGTCGAGATCAGTGGCGAAAAAAAGGCCGAATTACCGAAAGGATACAAAGCGCATCGACTGGAGCGTGGGACATCCTCGTTTACCCGCAGTTTCACTCTCCCAATGGAGGTTGATGCGGAGCGGGTTGAAGCGGTGCTGAAAGAAGGCATCCTGACCCTGAGTCTGCCAAAGGCTGAAGCTGCCAAACTCAAGCAAATCACCATTAAATGA